A genomic segment from Propioniciclava sp. MC1595 encodes:
- a CDS encoding IS1634 family transposase produces MYLRTTQRRNKDGSIVRYVQVAHNRKVDGVTHAEVLLNLGREDRLDRDGLTRLVASINRYLGEPAPAALPGDAAQLVGDHLHVTESRPMGTVYLLDGLWRMLGVDDALRKALGPRRFTTDVERVLFALVANRAIDPMSKLSAAEWASHDAAIPGLTSMDDDQAYRAMDVLIEADAQAKVQEAVFFAVANLLNLEVDVLLFDTTSTYFERDTEEEGDQAFRRYGHSKDHRKDLPQIVIGLAVTKEGIPVRCWCWPGNTTDVTVLPQVKDSMRDWRLGRVVTVVDRGFSSEANLQYLKRAGGHYIAGERMRDGSPLVEAALSRQGRYSQVRDNLRVKEVKLDAAPDRRWVICHNPSEAERDKTQRDTALDHVRAELERIKALRERAAKTPAKPAGKATVKADDKPVEPAHVKAECALRDHPAYGRWVRQQPSGRLVIDRAKVTAEERLDGKYLLSTPDPDLTPEDIALGYKNLLEAERGFRDLKSTLELRPVHHHLEPRIRAHVLLCWLALLLIRVAERSTDLTWRRIAIELGRVHAVTLTGSAGSVVHVTPLNTTQTGILAACKVTPPPTVTTLTPA; encoded by the coding sequence ATGTACTTGCGGACCACGCAACGGCGGAACAAGGACGGCAGCATCGTCCGGTACGTGCAGGTGGCGCACAACCGGAAGGTCGACGGGGTCACCCACGCCGAAGTCCTGTTGAACCTGGGCCGGGAGGATCGCCTGGACCGGGACGGTCTGACCCGGCTGGTGGCCTCGATCAACCGGTACCTGGGCGAACCCGCCCCCGCAGCGTTGCCCGGCGACGCCGCCCAGCTGGTCGGTGACCACCTCCACGTCACCGAGTCCCGTCCGATGGGGACGGTGTACCTGCTCGACGGGTTGTGGCGGATGCTCGGCGTGGATGACGCGCTGCGGAAGGCGCTGGGCCCGCGAAGGTTCACCACGGATGTGGAGCGGGTGTTGTTCGCGTTGGTGGCGAACCGGGCGATCGATCCGATGTCGAAGCTGTCGGCCGCGGAGTGGGCCTCCCACGACGCGGCGATCCCCGGCCTCACCTCGATGGATGACGATCAGGCGTACCGGGCGATGGACGTCCTCATCGAGGCGGACGCCCAGGCCAAGGTGCAGGAGGCCGTGTTCTTCGCGGTGGCGAACCTGCTCAACCTCGAAGTCGACGTACTGCTGTTCGACACGACCAGCACCTACTTCGAACGCGACACCGAAGAAGAAGGCGACCAAGCGTTCCGCCGGTACGGCCATTCGAAGGACCACCGCAAGGACCTGCCCCAGATCGTGATCGGTCTGGCCGTCACGAAGGAAGGCATCCCGGTGCGGTGTTGGTGCTGGCCCGGGAACACCACCGACGTCACCGTCCTCCCACAGGTGAAGGACAGCATGCGGGACTGGCGCCTGGGCCGGGTGGTCACCGTCGTGGACCGCGGCTTCTCCTCCGAAGCCAACCTGCAGTATCTGAAACGGGCGGGTGGGCACTACATCGCCGGGGAACGGATGCGCGACGGCAGCCCGCTGGTGGAGGCCGCGTTGTCGCGGCAGGGTCGGTACTCCCAGGTCCGCGACAACCTGCGGGTGAAGGAAGTGAAACTCGACGCCGCTCCGGACCGCCGGTGGGTGATCTGCCACAACCCGTCCGAGGCCGAACGGGACAAGACCCAACGCGACACCGCCCTCGACCACGTCCGAGCCGAGTTGGAGCGAATCAAGGCACTCCGCGAACGAGCCGCGAAGACCCCTGCGAAGCCGGCTGGGAAGGCCACGGTCAAGGCGGACGACAAGCCTGTGGAGCCGGCGCATGTGAAGGCCGAGTGTGCCCTGCGCGACCATCCCGCCTACGGCCGGTGGGTCCGCCAACAACCCTCCGGCCGGTTGGTCATCGACCGGGCGAAGGTGACCGCGGAAGAACGCCTCGACGGCAAGTACCTGCTGTCGACCCCCGACCCCGACCTGACCCCCGAGGACATCGCCCTGGGCTACAAGAACCTCCTCGAGGCCGAACGCGGCTTCCGCGACCTGAAGTCCACCCTCGAACTCCGGCCGGTTCATCACCATCTGGAACCGCGGATCCGCGCCCACGTCCTGCTGTGCTGGCTCGCCCTGCTGCTGATCCGGGTCGCCGAACGGTCCACCGACCTGACGTGGCGGCGGATCGCGATCGAGCTCGGCCGCGTCCACGCCGTCACCCTCACCGGGAGTGCCGGCAGCGTCGTCCACGTCACCCCGCTCAACACCACCCAAACCGGCATTCTCGCCGCCTGCAAGGTCACCCCACCCCCCACCGTCACCACCCTCACCCCAGCCTGA
- a CDS encoding ankyrin repeat domain-containing protein: protein MELLLREGAPIDGVRRIDEYDDNLQHWETPLLTACVDHRDEVVEALIRFGAAVDAPNAVRYPSGGGFGHTALHMLVVRRDRVGAQRLMSAGADINRQTTLGTTPLWYAANNDDPEMVTMLLGAGARPDLPDFKGSFPTDCAGPKTQGMLQAAMTERAQQAQAQRSRSLAESTSGPKSDALSDGSRDSPAQIVAIALGDEHGLALRRDGTIVTWGNAYTTPPGLSGVTAIAAGKSHSLALKSDGTVVAWGHGNQGQTDVPAGLAGVVAIAAGLAHNLALKSDGTVVAWGFNDAGQADVPSGLAGVTAIAAGAWHNLALLRDGHVVAWGHPDSDQRHVPHWLRGAVGIAAGYENSSAVLADGTVVDWGVDANFGPLPSDFVNVASIAYGWRHRLALRKDGTVAADGGEMGGLIIPSGLTEVVAIAGSVIADHRSFLALRRDGTIALIKHPVVDYRTQGAAQRGVARAITPAMDIPVELTRLPTVVRQTAGDDHPHAADAVRPIRDPDLALEDIELLNGKTALMHWAAIGDEGKVQSLLAGGADINAVDHDGDGVLRYALTSKNPRIFEMLLDGGADPDAPCTSALGRASYSILHAVAEIGWATGLEALLRHGADVEPTRDGTSPLMLAAGGGRDSCIDLLNEAGADLQGVDEDGDSVLFYAASKGHKTTVARLLDLGANVNPSPGRSGLTPLTVAAHMASPVGRERPRAIPPSDYARIVVDLVQAGADATAMYHAGYVLQKQTTRGVEIAPLGQLVQMTTGDNSWSVGFLTEAGRKNNPHLLDPQPQKREPAKHQPTAQPHNVLQQPSGSRATTTVEVIGSTQTGFINKPTIKVYWNGTEIGRVEHGGRLHFDIDSDGEVRFRYAFRSAKTQVTLAGATKIYLGWDRTWGRLVASSDPRNIPQ, encoded by the coding sequence GTGGAGCTGCTGCTTCGCGAAGGCGCTCCGATCGATGGTGTTCGGAGGATCGATGAATACGACGACAACCTGCAGCACTGGGAGACCCCACTGCTGACAGCATGCGTCGATCACCGTGACGAAGTGGTCGAAGCGCTCATCCGATTCGGAGCCGCGGTAGACGCGCCCAACGCCGTGCGCTACCCAAGTGGAGGGGGATTCGGCCACACCGCCCTACACATGTTGGTGGTGAGGCGGGATCGAGTTGGCGCGCAGAGACTTATGTCCGCAGGTGCAGACATCAATCGCCAGACCACCTTAGGCACCACGCCCTTGTGGTATGCGGCCAACAACGACGACCCCGAAATGGTCACCATGCTCCTGGGAGCGGGTGCCCGCCCAGACCTTCCTGATTTCAAGGGGTCGTTCCCCACCGACTGCGCTGGACCCAAGACCCAAGGGATGCTTCAAGCAGCGATGACGGAGAGAGCCCAGCAGGCACAGGCACAACGGTCCCGTTCGTTAGCGGAGTCGACCAGTGGCCCCAAGTCCGACGCCCTATCTGACGGGTCGCGCGACAGCCCAGCGCAGATCGTGGCCATCGCCCTCGGTGATGAACATGGACTTGCCCTGAGGCGCGACGGCACAATCGTTACTTGGGGAAACGCGTACACAACACCGCCTGGTTTGAGCGGCGTGACGGCAATCGCGGCAGGCAAGAGCCACAGCCTTGCTCTTAAGAGCGACGGCACGGTCGTCGCTTGGGGACACGGCAACCAAGGTCAGACGGACGTCCCGGCAGGCCTGGCCGGTGTCGTCGCAATCGCGGCCGGCCTCGCGCACAACTTGGCCCTGAAGAGCGACGGAACGGTTGTCGCATGGGGCTTCAATGACGCGGGGCAGGCTGACGTTCCGTCCGGCCTTGCTGGAGTGACAGCCATCGCTGCTGGCGCTTGGCACAATCTTGCCCTACTGCGCGACGGGCACGTTGTCGCATGGGGGCACCCGGACTCCGATCAGCGACACGTCCCGCACTGGCTGAGGGGGGCTGTCGGCATAGCCGCTGGATATGAGAACAGTTCCGCGGTACTTGCTGACGGCACAGTGGTCGACTGGGGAGTAGACGCGAACTTTGGCCCACTGCCCTCGGACTTCGTCAACGTCGCTTCCATTGCCTACGGCTGGCGACATCGCCTTGCCCTCCGCAAGGACGGCACGGTGGCTGCCGATGGCGGGGAGATGGGTGGACTCATCATTCCGTCCGGCCTCACGGAAGTCGTAGCGATCGCAGGCTCCGTGATTGCAGACCACCGTTCTTTCCTCGCCCTACGACGCGACGGAACGATCGCTCTGATCAAGCACCCCGTGGTTGACTATCGAACTCAAGGAGCTGCCCAGCGCGGTGTAGCTCGCGCGATCACTCCTGCCATGGACATTCCCGTCGAACTGACTCGTCTGCCGACGGTAGTCCGCCAAACTGCAGGAGACGACCACCCACATGCTGCCGACGCGGTCCGCCCGATCAGGGACCCCGACCTGGCGCTTGAGGACATCGAGCTCCTCAACGGTAAGACGGCGCTGATGCACTGGGCCGCGATCGGGGATGAGGGCAAGGTTCAGTCGCTGCTCGCGGGCGGGGCTGATATCAACGCGGTCGACCACGACGGCGATGGCGTGCTGCGGTACGCCTTGACCAGCAAGAACCCCCGCATCTTCGAGATGCTCCTCGATGGCGGTGCAGATCCGGACGCCCCCTGCACTTCTGCTCTTGGCCGCGCCAGCTACTCGATCCTGCACGCCGTCGCGGAGATCGGATGGGCCACTGGCTTGGAAGCGTTGCTTCGGCACGGTGCGGATGTTGAACCGACCCGCGACGGGACCAGTCCGCTAATGCTCGCCGCCGGCGGAGGCCGGGATTCGTGTATCGACCTCCTCAATGAAGCCGGCGCAGATCTTCAGGGAGTGGATGAGGATGGCGACTCGGTCCTCTTCTACGCCGCGTCGAAGGGTCACAAAACAACGGTGGCACGACTTCTCGACCTCGGGGCCAATGTCAACCCCTCCCCAGGCCGTTCAGGCCTGACACCCCTAACCGTCGCGGCGCATATGGCTTCACCTGTAGGCCGGGAGCGCCCGCGTGCCATACCGCCGAGCGACTACGCGAGGATTGTCGTGGACCTCGTGCAAGCTGGCGCAGACGCGACCGCGATGTATCACGCTGGATATGTCCTTCAAAAGCAGACCACTCGGGGCGTTGAGATCGCCCCCCTTGGCCAATTGGTGCAGATGACCACCGGGGACAACTCCTGGAGCGTGGGGTTCCTGACGGAGGCAGGTCGAAAGAACAACCCGCATCTACTTGATCCCCAGCCACAGAAGCGTGAGCCAGCCAAGCATCAGCCAACTGCCCAACCCCACAATGTGCTACAGCAACCCAGTGGGTCAAGAGCGACAACCACAGTTGAAGTTATTGGGTCTACTCAAACAGGGTTCATCAACAAGCCAACAATCAAGGTCTACTGGAACGGTACTGAGATCGGCAGAGTCGAGCATGGTGGGCGGCTCCACTTTGACATCGACTCTGACGGAGAAGTTCGCTTCAGGTACGCGTTCAGATCAGCAAAGACCCAAGTGACACTGGCGGGAGCCACGAAAATCTACCTTGGATGGGATCGAACTTGGGGCCGACTCGTTGCCTCATCTGATCCACGCAATATCCCGCAATGA
- a CDS encoding sigma-70 family RNA polymerase sigma factor, protein MSREPGPDAGIEQQDSIRAIAQVLEQLPPSLRDPLLQSMHGHPTHSIAEDLGVSDSTARRRIQRARDHIRDALSSHMHDATWVPLENVADPVLERSQCLYEQTFPLAPGPASGRGPDR, encoded by the coding sequence ATGAGCCGGGAACCGGGCCCCGACGCCGGCATCGAGCAGCAGGACTCGATCAGGGCCATCGCACAGGTGCTTGAACAACTGCCTCCGTCCCTGAGGGACCCGCTGCTGCAGTCGATGCACGGCCACCCGACCCACTCGATCGCCGAGGACCTCGGGGTATCCGACAGCACCGCCCGCCGACGCATCCAGCGAGCCCGCGACCACATCAGGGACGCGCTCTCCTCGCACATGCACGACGCGACCTGGGTTCCCCTCGAGAACGTCGCCGACCCGGTGCTGGAACGCTCCCAATGCCTGTACGAGCAGACGTTCCCGCTCGCCCCCGGCCCCGCATCGGGCCGGGGTCCCGACAGATGA
- a CDS encoding IS1634 family transposase — translation MSPFLRKVKTASGATAVQIVEKKHGVRTILEHLGSAHDEAELAALMQVGQEKLHVNQPLLDLPTRGGVQAGAAVIEAKQSKLLVDVIRAAWRRLGFDVIEDEAFFQLVLARLVEPTSKLDSIRVIEDLGLRAPHRNTFTKALRRCADKEYRDRIAHACFQHVWTDQGGDLSLLMYDVTTLYFETDTEDSLRKVGFSKERRVDPQIVVGLLVDRTGFPLEIACFEGNKAETQTIIPIIKAFQARHGVADMVVVADAGMLSTTNLEAIDAAGLRFIVGSRVTRAPHDLAKYFHWHGNAFTDGQVIDTITLRRQKADPDQLKTRAEPVWDPAAHPAAWRAVWAYSHKRVARDRKTLAAQRDRAVAIVDGDRPAKKARFVKTTGQSATLDDVSLQRAADLVGLKGYVTNITSTVMPAGEVITSYHDLWQVEQSFRMSKSDLAARPIYHYLRDSIEAHLTIVFTALAIARDLQVRTGWSIKRIVRALRPLQHVTITLAGRQLQAEPMTPDDVAHMLDRAGH, via the coding sequence GTGAGCCCGTTCCTGCGGAAGGTGAAGACCGCCTCGGGGGCGACGGCTGTGCAGATCGTGGAGAAGAAGCACGGGGTCCGCACGATCTTGGAGCACTTGGGCTCGGCGCACGATGAGGCCGAGTTGGCGGCGTTGATGCAGGTCGGTCAAGAGAAGCTTCACGTCAACCAACCCCTGCTGGACTTACCGACCCGGGGTGGGGTGCAAGCCGGGGCGGCGGTGATCGAGGCGAAGCAGTCGAAGCTGCTCGTGGACGTGATCCGGGCCGCTTGGCGGCGGCTCGGTTTCGACGTGATCGAAGATGAGGCGTTCTTCCAGCTGGTGTTGGCGCGGCTGGTGGAGCCGACCTCGAAGCTGGACAGCATCCGGGTGATCGAAGACCTCGGACTGCGCGCCCCGCACCGCAACACGTTCACCAAGGCGTTGCGACGGTGCGCTGACAAGGAGTACCGCGACCGGATCGCTCACGCGTGCTTCCAACACGTGTGGACCGACCAGGGCGGGGACCTCTCCCTACTCATGTACGACGTGACCACGCTGTACTTCGAGACCGACACCGAAGACAGTCTGCGCAAGGTCGGATTCAGCAAGGAACGCCGCGTCGACCCGCAGATCGTGGTCGGCCTGCTCGTGGACCGCACCGGCTTCCCGCTCGAGATCGCCTGCTTCGAGGGAAACAAGGCCGAGACCCAGACGATCATCCCGATCATCAAGGCGTTCCAAGCACGCCATGGTGTCGCCGACATGGTCGTCGTCGCCGATGCCGGCATGTTGTCCACGACGAACTTGGAAGCCATCGACGCCGCGGGCTTGCGGTTCATCGTCGGCTCCCGCGTCACCCGCGCCCCGCATGACCTGGCCAAGTACTTCCACTGGCACGGCAACGCGTTCACTGACGGCCAGGTCATCGACACCATCACGCTGCGCCGCCAGAAGGCTGATCCCGACCAGTTGAAGACCCGCGCCGAACCCGTCTGGGACCCCGCAGCTCATCCGGCCGCGTGGCGGGCGGTCTGGGCCTACTCGCACAAGCGGGTCGCGCGGGACCGCAAGACGCTGGCCGCGCAACGCGACCGGGCGGTCGCGATCGTGGACGGGGACCGGCCGGCGAAGAAGGCCCGGTTCGTGAAGACCACCGGGCAGAGCGCCACCCTCGATGACGTGTCGCTGCAGCGCGCCGCCGATCTGGTGGGGTTGAAGGGCTACGTCACCAACATCACCAGCACAGTGATGCCCGCCGGGGAGGTCATCACCAGTTACCACGACCTGTGGCAGGTCGAGCAATCGTTCCGGATGAGCAAGAGCGACTTGGCTGCCCGGCCGATCTACCACTACCTCCGGGACTCGATCGAGGCGCACCTGACCATCGTGTTCACCGCCCTGGCGATCGCTCGGGACCTGCAGGTCCGCACCGGCTGGAGCATCAAAAGGATCGTCCGCGCGCTACGCCCCCTGCAACACGTCACCATCACTCTGGCCGGCCGACAACTCCAAGCCGAGCCCATGACCCCCGACGACGTAGCCCACATGCTCGACCGCGCAGGTCACTAA
- the alr gene encoding alanine racemase, with product MFHATTATTRLDHIRANLHAIRARVGDRRVLVAVKADAYGHGAIGVSRMVEATGAADWLGVATVDEALQIRDAGVRLPILKLSHALTDDEVAACITRDIDLAVVSADSIDQVGRVAGEVGRTASVHLKVDTGMRRIGCEPTAAPDLARRVDAAGLRLRGLFSHLPVSDTEAGREFTERQIALFARVADDVAAARGRVELVHLANSGGVMMHPGSWFDMVRPGIMVCGSKPDVTTADTVPLLPGLEWTTRVTFVKGVAAGESVGYGRTWTAPQDTVVATIPVGYGDGYSRLLSNRGRVLIGGRSCPIVGRVCMDQVMVDVGPGSSVDVGDEVVLIGRSGAEEITVSEVADLMGTIPYEVTCLINARVARAVVG from the coding sequence ATGTTCCATGCGACCACGGCCACCACGCGACTGGACCACATCCGCGCCAACCTCCACGCCATCCGCGCGCGGGTGGGCGACCGGCGCGTGCTCGTCGCGGTCAAGGCCGACGCCTACGGGCACGGCGCGATCGGCGTCTCGCGCATGGTCGAGGCAACCGGTGCGGCCGACTGGCTCGGGGTCGCCACCGTCGACGAGGCGCTGCAGATCCGCGACGCCGGCGTCCGCCTGCCGATCCTCAAGCTCAGCCACGCCCTGACCGACGACGAGGTCGCCGCGTGCATCACCCGCGACATCGACCTGGCCGTCGTCTCCGCCGACTCCATCGACCAGGTCGGCCGGGTGGCTGGGGAGGTGGGGCGCACGGCGTCCGTGCACCTGAAGGTCGACACCGGCATGCGCAGGATCGGCTGCGAGCCCACCGCCGCGCCCGACCTGGCCCGCCGGGTGGACGCCGCGGGCCTGCGGTTGCGCGGCCTGTTCAGCCACCTGCCGGTGTCGGACACCGAAGCCGGGCGGGAGTTCACCGAGCGGCAGATCGCGCTGTTCGCGCGGGTGGCCGACGATGTTGCTGCGGCCCGCGGCCGGGTCGAGCTGGTGCACCTGGCGAACTCCGGCGGCGTGATGATGCACCCGGGGTCGTGGTTCGACATGGTGCGTCCGGGGATCATGGTCTGCGGGTCGAAGCCCGACGTGACGACCGCTGACACCGTGCCGTTGTTGCCCGGTCTGGAGTGGACGACGCGGGTGACCTTCGTGAAGGGTGTCGCGGCCGGTGAGAGCGTCGGGTACGGGCGCACGTGGACGGCGCCGCAGGACACGGTGGTGGCGACGATCCCGGTGGGGTACGGCGATGGGTACAGCCGGCTGCTGTCGAACCGCGGGCGGGTGTTGATCGGGGGGCGGTCGTGCCCGATCGTCGGGCGGGTGTGCATGGACCAGGTGATGGTCGACGTCGGCCCCGGGTCATCGGTCGACGTGGGCGACGAGGTGGTGCTGATCGGGCGCTCGGGGGCTGAGGAGATCACGGTGTCGGAGGTTGCCGACCTGATGGGGACCATCCCCTACGAGGTGACCTGCCTGATCAACGCGCGCGTGGCGCGGGCGGTCGTGGGCTGA
- a CDS encoding HAMP domain-containing histidine kinase, producing MSMFVDAGPPRPDSHVEALRRDLLLAPQRSDWSRRVTDERIKTTDRLRPFATRGLLLTGMVVLLALSPDVAWWVWPFLIPAVAQTLLEIWLENRMRASAMDTSGNVVLAGIVRFWYLMYERLPFNVTGLLGTLAVALNVIVAVLGTGPANPGVLKVAVLVLALLYANSGILGTLMDAPWFSPLSGLGGWVRALQPGFWVAATVIAVGLVLIGEVWGRWPEGSLPYALLSCGLGYYIGLRVRDYVRDMQAAARVHVHASLEEKAALALTLHDTMQPAKYGLPRVIHSTQLSGGQRAALHTMLGDIEELYVEARKGSVDSRTLLRTPFEHRVRQLLTDAAISYAGSRFDLDGRLDDPNHQFAKSLLTNLLQNARDAYAEDPFLLDAHVTVTMFLDDVNAHISVQDSLPPIPEAHFARTGSTLGSLREDLRARQGDLTQDIGSKGKTISARWSTVVRPLRDTKEE from the coding sequence ATGAGCATGTTCGTGGATGCAGGGCCGCCCAGACCCGACTCCCATGTCGAAGCGCTGCGGCGCGATCTCTTGTTGGCACCGCAACGCAGCGATTGGTCGCGTCGCGTGACCGATGAGCGCATCAAGACCACCGACCGCTTGCGGCCGTTCGCAACCAGGGGCCTCCTGCTCACGGGCATGGTGGTGCTGCTAGCCCTATCTCCGGATGTGGCTTGGTGGGTGTGGCCGTTCCTCATCCCAGCCGTGGCCCAGACCCTGCTGGAAATCTGGCTCGAGAACCGCATGAGGGCCTCCGCCATGGACACCTCCGGGAATGTCGTCCTGGCCGGAATCGTCCGCTTCTGGTACCTGATGTACGAGCGGCTCCCGTTCAACGTGACAGGGTTGTTGGGAACGCTCGCGGTGGCGCTCAACGTCATCGTCGCCGTTCTGGGCACCGGTCCGGCCAATCCAGGGGTCCTCAAGGTGGCGGTGTTGGTGCTGGCCCTCCTGTACGCCAACTCGGGAATCCTGGGCACCCTGATGGACGCGCCTTGGTTCTCACCGCTCTCCGGCCTCGGAGGTTGGGTACGCGCACTTCAGCCCGGCTTCTGGGTGGCCGCCACCGTTATTGCTGTGGGCCTGGTCCTGATTGGGGAGGTCTGGGGGCGTTGGCCGGAAGGTTCGCTGCCCTATGCCCTCCTGAGCTGTGGGTTGGGCTACTACATCGGGCTTCGCGTGCGTGACTACGTGCGGGACATGCAGGCCGCAGCGCGGGTTCATGTCCATGCAAGTCTCGAGGAGAAGGCCGCACTCGCGCTGACCCTGCATGACACGATGCAGCCGGCGAAGTATGGGCTCCCGCGGGTGATCCACTCGACGCAACTCAGCGGGGGTCAGCGCGCTGCCCTGCACACCATGCTGGGCGACATCGAGGAGCTCTACGTGGAGGCCCGCAAGGGGTCCGTGGATTCCAGGACGCTGCTGCGCACTCCCTTCGAGCACCGGGTGCGGCAGCTCTTGACGGACGCCGCGATCTCTTATGCCGGCAGCAGGTTCGATCTGGATGGCCGCTTGGACGACCCCAATCACCAGTTCGCCAAGTCGCTGTTGACCAACCTGCTCCAGAACGCCAGGGACGCCTACGCGGAAGACCCCTTTCTTCTGGACGCCCATGTCACCGTCACAATGTTCCTGGACGATGTCAACGCGCACATCTCGGTGCAGGACTCGTTGCCGCCGATTCCGGAGGCACACTTCGCTCGCACCGGCTCGACGCTCGGTAGCTTGCGAGAAGACCTCCGGGCACGCCAGGGCGACCTGACCCAGGACATCGGCTCCAAGGGCAAGACGATCAGTGCGCGATGGAGCACCGTGGTGCGTCCCCTGCGCGACACCAAGGAGGAATGA